Proteins from one Maniola hyperantus chromosome 25, iAphHyp1.2, whole genome shotgun sequence genomic window:
- the LOC138404088 gene encoding uncharacterized protein produces MEKLRLEFVVKKSMDDPKSNVICLTSITNNNRTFLMPEEFQPAKLHDTLIKTQTFQKVKTTLQKRNDRRQVWFTLTPEICGTYIDEDGNMQFKGYLLEESTQETRTLPSTSGISEEALTRILENFAEKKNSSKSDNIKKLTEKIVLEKFNNKMSNVSQWMAIFESECIRVGIEEDTKKIEALRLFLEDSCLDWYSSRLIKCTVNSEWSTWKENFCETYADRGWSPVRYAMLFKYRQGSLLEYALKKEKLLLEVNKSMDNTTLIDLIATGLPNFIADKINRTSLKETKDLFNNIRGLEHLVNKKNSGIKMKGLENKIKDRDGSYKPCRICEKENKGNRYHSESLCWYKNKNNDKQKRDQIKTVNNSELETELNEINPKN; encoded by the coding sequence ATGGAGAAGTTAAGATTGGAATTTGTTGTAAAAAAATCGATGGATGATCCGAAATCAAATGTCATCTGCTTAACatcaataactaataataatcgtACCTTCTTAATGCCGGAAGAATTCCAACCAGCAAAACTGCACGACACATTGATAAAAACTCAAACAtttcaaaaagtaaaaaccacACTACAAAAGAGAAATGATAGAAGACAAGTTTGGTTTACACTAACACCAGAGATATGTGGTACCTACATAGATGAAGATGGAAACATGCAGTTTAAAGGATATTTGCTAGAGGAATCAACACAAGAAACGCGGACACTGCCCTCTACTTCTGGAATTTCAGAAGAGGCTTTGACGAGAATCTTAGAGAATTTTGCTGAAAAAAAGAATTCATCGAAGTCCGACAATATAAAAAAGCTGACAGAAAAAATTGTATTAGAGAAATTCAATAATAAGATGTCAAATGTATCACAATGGATGGCTATTTTTGAATCAGAATGTATTCGTGTTGGTATAGAAGAAGACACTAAGAAAATTGAGGCCTTGAGATTATTCTTAGAAGATTCATGCCTCGATTGGTACAGTTCAAGACTCATAAAATGTACAGTAAACTCGGAATGGTCAACGTGGAAGGAAAACTTCTGTGAAACTTACGCAGACAGGGGATGGTCGCCAGTGAGATACGCAATGCTATTCAAATATAGACAAGGATCATTACTGGAATATGCTttgaaaaaggaaaaacttttattagaagttaataaatcaatggatAATACCACGTTAATTGATTTAATTGCCACCGGGCTCCCAAATTTTATTGCAGACAAAATCAATAGAACTAGCTTAAAGGAGACTAAGGATTTGTTTAATAATATCAGGGGCTTGGAACATCTAGTGAATAAAAAGAATTCGGGAATAAAAATGAAaggtttagaaaataaaattaaagaccgAGATGGAAGTTACAAACCATGCAGAATTTGTGAGAAAGAAAACAAAGGCAACCGTTATCACTCCGAATCTTTGTGTtggtataaaaacaaaaataatgataaacaaAAAAGAGATCAGATAAAAACAGTTAATAATTCAGAGTTAGAAACAGAATTAAACgaaataaatccaaaaaactAG